From the Equus przewalskii isolate Varuska chromosome 19, EquPr2, whole genome shotgun sequence genome, one window contains:
- the PI16 gene encoding peptidase inhibitor 16, with the protein MLGVDSALPETLCELGQASRHSLSHPPQPGWCLCGKDFKSSCQTPEWERQRVLATMHSSHSLLALLLPLLLLLVAITGPAGALSDDEKHVMVKLHNLYRAQVSPPAADMLQMRWDEELAAFAKAYAQQCIWGHNKERGRRGENLFAITDEAMDVPLAVEQWYQEHDHYNLSAGTCDPGQMCGHYTQVVWAKTERIGCGSHFCEKLQGVEETNIQLLVCNYEPPGNVKRQRPYQEGTPCSQCPSGYHCEISLCEPIRGPEEAEDLPYLVTEAPSSLATEVPSVLATHSQLSLDEGPATFPKSTHDPTPKSADREASRTRMPSRSPESSLHPKVSLTGTQEPLPYSPEEGEAEAELPPSTEVSASVIPVQDEPGELQATLDHMGHTSSKSLPNSPNTSATANATGGRTLVLQSSLPGAEGPGKPGIKSGLNSGGGRVWVPLLGLLLLPPLVLAGIF; encoded by the exons ATGCTGGGAGTGGACTCAGCCCTCCCCGAGACATTGTGTGAGCTGGGCCAGGCCTCCAGACACagcctctcccacccaccccagccaggGTGGTGCTTGTGTGGGAAGGACTTTAAATCCAGCTGCCAGACCCCTgaatgggagaggcagagagttCTGGCCACCATGCACAGCTCTCACAGTCTCTTGGCGCtcctgctgccgctgctgctacTGCTGGTGGCCATCACAGGCCCCGCTGGAGCCCTCAGTGATGATGAGAAACACGTGATGGTGAAGCTGCACAACCTCTACCGTGCCCAGGTGTCTCCACCGGCTGCCGACATGCTGCAAATG AGGTGGGACGAGGAGCTGGCCGCCTTCGCCAAGGCCTACGCGCAGCAGTGCATTTGGGGCCACAACAAGGAGCGTGGGCGGCGCGGCGAGAACCTGTTCGCCATCACGGACGAGGCCATGGACGTGCCGCTGGCCGTGGAGCAGTGGTACCAAGAGCACGACCACTACAACCTCAGCGCTGGCACCTGCGACCCGGGCCAGATGTGCGGGCACTACACGCAG GTGGTCTGGGCCAAGACCGAGCGGATTGGCTGTGGCTCCCACTTCTGCGAGAAGCTCCAGGGAGTTGAGGAGACCAACATCCAATTGCTGGTTTGCAACTACGAGCCCCC GGGGAACGTGAAGAGGCAGAGGCCCTACCAGGAGGGGACTCCGTGCTCCCAGTGTCCCTCTGGCTACCACTGTGAGATCTCCCTCTGTG AACCCATTAGAGGCCCTGAAGAGGCTGAGGATTTGCCTTACCTGGTAACTGAGGCCCCATCTTCCCTGGCAACTGAGGTCCCTTCCGTTTTGGCAACTCACAGCCAGCTCTCCTTGGATGAGGGGCCAGCCACCTTCCCCAAATCAACCCATGATCCCACCCCCAAGTCAGCAGACAGAGAGGCCAGCAGGACAAGAATGCCCtccagaagcccagagagttctCTGCACCCTAAGGTGTCCCTAACAGGGACACAGGAGCCACTACCCTACTCCCCGGAGGAGGGCGAGGCTGAGGCCGAGTTACCTCCTTCCACTGAGGTCTCGGCCTCAGTTATTCCAGTCCAGGATGAGCCAGGTGAGCTGCAGGCCACACTGGACCACATGGGGCACACCTCCTCCAAGTCCCTGCCCAACTCCCCCAATACCTCTGCCACCGCTAATGCCACAGGTGGGCGTACCCTGGTCCTGCAGTCGTCCTTGCCAG GTGCAGAGGGCCCTGGAAAGCCTGGCATCAAGTCAGGGCTGAACTCGGGCGGTGGTCGTGTCTGGGTCCCTCTCCTGGGACTGCTACTACTGCCTCCCCTGGTGTTGGCTGGAATCTTCTGA